From the Kitasatospora viridis genome, one window contains:
- a CDS encoding menaquinone biosynthesis decarboxylase, whose amino-acid sequence MAYDDLRSFLRALEREGDLKRIKVAVDPHLEIGEIVDRVQKAKGPALLFEDVKGASMPLAMNVFGTERRLAKALGLKSPADIADKIAGLLKPELPHGFTGVRDAFGKLASMTHVPPRKVKAAEAPVQEVVLTGDQVDLDQLPALFTWPKDGGSFFNLGLTHTKDPDTGVRNLGLYRLQRHDKRTIGMHWQIHKDSRNHAAVAAKRGERLPVAIAFGCPPVVTYAATAPLPGDIDEYLFAGFVAGERVRMVDCRTVPLQVPADAEVVLEGWLEPDQLLPEGPFGDHTGFYTPQEPFPALTIDCVTMRRRPLLQSIVVGRPPTEDGPLGKFTERFFLPLLKVIVPDIVDYDLPEAGGFHNCVIVSIDKKYPKHAQKVMHAIWGAHMMSLTKLIVVVDADCDVHDYQEVAWRALGNVDYSRDLSVVEGPVDHLDHASYQKFWGGKAGIDATRKLPEEGYTRDGGWPEMITSDPATAALVDQRWKEYGL is encoded by the coding sequence ATGGCATACGACGATCTCCGCTCCTTCCTGCGGGCCCTCGAACGCGAAGGCGACCTCAAGCGCATCAAGGTGGCGGTCGACCCCCACCTGGAGATCGGGGAGATCGTCGACCGGGTGCAGAAGGCCAAGGGCCCGGCGCTGCTCTTCGAGGACGTCAAGGGCGCCTCGATGCCGCTGGCGATGAACGTGTTCGGCACCGAGCGCCGGCTGGCCAAGGCGCTCGGCCTGAAGTCGCCGGCCGACATCGCGGACAAGATCGCCGGTCTGTTGAAGCCCGAGCTCCCGCACGGCTTCACCGGCGTCCGGGACGCCTTCGGCAAGCTCGCCTCGATGACCCACGTGCCGCCGCGCAAGGTGAAGGCCGCCGAGGCGCCGGTGCAGGAGGTGGTGCTCACCGGCGACCAGGTGGACCTGGACCAGCTGCCCGCGCTCTTCACCTGGCCCAAGGACGGCGGGTCGTTCTTCAACCTCGGCCTGACCCACACCAAGGACCCCGACACCGGCGTGCGCAACCTCGGCCTCTACCGGCTGCAGCGGCACGACAAGCGGACCATCGGCATGCACTGGCAGATCCACAAGGACAGCCGCAACCACGCGGCGGTGGCCGCCAAGCGCGGCGAGCGGCTGCCGGTGGCGATCGCCTTCGGCTGCCCGCCGGTGGTGACCTACGCGGCCACCGCACCGCTGCCCGGCGACATCGACGAGTACCTGTTCGCCGGCTTCGTGGCCGGCGAGCGGGTGCGGATGGTGGACTGCCGCACCGTGCCGCTCCAGGTGCCGGCCGACGCCGAGGTGGTGCTGGAGGGCTGGCTGGAGCCGGACCAGCTGCTGCCGGAGGGCCCGTTCGGCGACCACACCGGCTTCTACACCCCGCAGGAGCCCTTCCCGGCGCTGACCATCGACTGCGTCACCATGCGCCGCCGCCCGCTGCTGCAGTCCATCGTGGTCGGCCGGCCGCCGACCGAGGACGGGCCGCTGGGCAAGTTCACCGAGCGCTTCTTCCTGCCGCTGCTCAAGGTGATCGTGCCGGACATCGTGGACTACGACCTGCCGGAGGCCGGCGGGTTCCACAACTGCGTGATCGTCTCGATCGACAAGAAGTACCCCAAGCACGCCCAGAAGGTGATGCACGCGATCTGGGGCGCCCACATGATGTCGCTGACCAAGCTGATCGTGGTGGTCGACGCCGACTGCGACGTGCACGACTACCAGGAGGTCGCCTGGCGGGCCCTGGGCAACGTGGACTACAGCCGCGACCTGAGCGTGGTCGAGGGGCCGGTGGACCACCTGGACCACGCCTCGTACCAGAAGTTCTGGGGCGGCAAGGCGGGCATCGACGCGACCCGCAAGCTCCCGGAGGAGGGCTACACCCGGGACGGCGGCTGGCCCGAGATGATCACCTCGGACCCGGCCACGGCCGCCCTGGTGGACCAGCGCTGGAAGGAGTACGGGCTGTGA
- a CDS encoding acyl-CoA carboxylase subunit beta gives MTVLREAAAGEPADARGRVAELLELRELVRRGPSDAATEAQHAKGKLTARERIELLLDEGSFHEVEPLRRHRAQGFGLEAKKPHTDGVITGWGTVHGRTVFTYAHDFRIFGGALGEAHAQKIHKIMDMAIAAGAPLISLNDGAGARIQEGVTALAGYGGIFQRNTKASGVIPQISVMLGPCAGGAAYSPALTDFVFMVRETSQMFITGPDVVQAVTGEKISQNGLGGADVHSAVSGVAHFAYDDEQSCIEEVRYLLSMLPQNNREMPPATPVDDPVERRCEALLDLVPADGNRPYDMRKVIEEIVDHGEYLEIHERWATNVIVALARIDGHVVGLIANQPQSLAGVLDINASEKAARFVQMCDAFNIPLVTLLDVPGFLPGVDQEHGGIIRHGAKLLYAYCNATVPRISLILRKAYGGAYIVMDSQSIGADLTYAWPTNEIAVMGAEGAANVIFRRDINGAEDPEAMRAQKIKEYKSELMHPYYAAERGLVDDVIDPSETRTVLAAALAMLRTKHADLPSRKHGNPPQ, from the coding sequence ATGACGGTGTTGCGGGAGGCTGCCGCGGGGGAACCCGCCGACGCGCGTGGCCGGGTGGCCGAACTGCTCGAACTGCGCGAGTTGGTGCGGCGCGGCCCGAGCGACGCGGCCACCGAGGCGCAGCACGCCAAGGGCAAGCTGACCGCGCGCGAGCGGATCGAACTGCTGCTGGACGAGGGCTCCTTCCACGAGGTCGAGCCGCTGCGCCGGCACCGCGCCCAGGGCTTCGGCCTGGAGGCCAAGAAGCCGCACACCGACGGTGTCATCACCGGTTGGGGCACCGTGCACGGCCGCACCGTGTTCACCTACGCCCACGACTTCCGGATCTTCGGCGGCGCGCTGGGCGAGGCGCACGCCCAGAAGATCCACAAGATCATGGACATGGCCATCGCGGCCGGCGCCCCGCTGATCTCCCTGAACGACGGCGCCGGCGCCCGGATCCAGGAGGGCGTCACGGCGCTGGCCGGCTACGGCGGCATCTTCCAGCGCAACACCAAGGCCTCCGGGGTGATCCCGCAGATCTCCGTGATGCTCGGCCCGTGCGCCGGCGGCGCGGCCTACAGCCCCGCGCTGACCGACTTCGTCTTCATGGTCCGCGAGACCTCGCAGATGTTCATCACCGGCCCGGACGTGGTGCAGGCCGTCACCGGCGAGAAGATCAGCCAGAACGGCCTGGGCGGCGCGGACGTGCACTCCGCCGTCTCCGGCGTGGCGCACTTCGCCTACGACGACGAGCAGTCCTGCATCGAGGAGGTCCGCTACCTGCTCTCGATGCTGCCGCAGAACAACCGCGAGATGCCGCCGGCCACCCCCGTCGACGACCCGGTGGAGCGGCGCTGCGAGGCCCTGCTGGACCTGGTGCCGGCCGACGGCAACCGCCCGTACGACATGCGCAAGGTGATCGAGGAGATCGTCGACCACGGCGAGTACCTGGAGATCCACGAGCGCTGGGCGACCAACGTCATCGTGGCGCTGGCCCGGATCGACGGCCACGTGGTCGGCCTGATCGCCAACCAGCCCCAGTCGCTGGCCGGTGTCCTGGACATCAACGCGTCGGAAAAGGCCGCCCGCTTCGTGCAGATGTGCGACGCCTTCAACATCCCGCTGGTCACCCTGCTGGACGTGCCGGGCTTCCTGCCCGGCGTGGACCAGGAGCACGGCGGCATCATCCGGCACGGCGCCAAGCTGCTCTACGCCTACTGCAACGCCACCGTGCCGCGGATCTCGCTGATCCTGCGCAAGGCCTACGGCGGCGCCTACATCGTGATGGACTCCCAGTCGATCGGCGCCGACCTGACCTACGCCTGGCCGACCAACGAGATCGCCGTGATGGGCGCCGAGGGCGCCGCCAACGTGATCTTCCGCCGCGACATCAACGGCGCCGAGGACCCGGAAGCCATGCGGGCCCAGAAGATCAAGGAGTACAAGAGCGAGCTGATGCACCCCTACTACGCCGCCGAGCGCGGCCTGGTGGACGACGTCATCGACCCCTCGGAGACCCGCACCGTGCTGGCCGCCGCGCTCGCCATGCTCCGCACGAAGCACGCCGACCTGCCCTCCCGCAAGCACGGCAACCCGCCGCAGTGA
- a CDS encoding GNAT family N-acetyltransferase yields MDTNAWTFEPTPVDHPDAVAVLRDYLIEMIERYHGRPTTAAEVDEVVAAEPAAGLAEFLLARDPAGVVLGCIGLRRLDQSTGEVTKVFLYPAARGSGGGTRLLAAVEVEAAARGMSVLRLDTRSDLVEARALYARNGYREIPRYNDSRYSAHWFEKRLTA; encoded by the coding sequence ATGGACACGAACGCCTGGACCTTCGAACCCACCCCGGTGGACCACCCGGACGCGGTGGCGGTGCTGCGGGACTACCTGATCGAGATGATCGAGCGCTACCACGGCCGCCCCACCACCGCGGCCGAGGTGGACGAGGTGGTGGCGGCCGAACCCGCCGCCGGGCTGGCCGAGTTCCTGCTCGCCCGGGACCCGGCCGGCGTGGTGCTGGGCTGCATCGGCCTGCGCCGGCTGGACCAGAGCACCGGCGAGGTCACCAAGGTCTTCCTGTACCCCGCGGCCCGGGGCAGCGGCGGCGGCACCCGGCTGCTCGCCGCGGTCGAGGTCGAGGCCGCGGCACGGGGGATGTCGGTGCTGCGCCTGGACACCCGCTCCGACCTGGTCGAGGCGCGGGCGCTGTACGCCCGCAACGGCTACCGGGAGATCCCCCGGTACAACGACAGCCGGTACTCGGCGCACTGGTTCGAGAAGCGGCTGACGGCCTGA
- a CDS encoding MOSC domain-containing protein → MAEIIGVVERLWRYPVKSTAGERLSEVHLDERGLAGDRLYAVRDGDGKIGSGKNTRRFRRMDGLLRLGSRLGHRLDRPELLDPLGRPVTDPAAFLRAYLQRPEVALAREDGVSHFDQSPVSVVSTATLDWLRESLPQTLVDERRFRPNIVLRTPPGTRPFVEDDWLGREGCFGSGARLSFTGTSERGVMTATAQPGLPHAPELLRLIAIAHGNRLDALAAVGAVGPLRVGDRLRLS, encoded by the coding sequence ATGGCAGAGATCATCGGAGTCGTCGAACGGCTCTGGCGCTACCCCGTGAAGTCCACCGCCGGGGAGCGGTTGAGCGAGGTGCACCTCGATGAGCGCGGCCTGGCCGGCGACCGGCTGTACGCGGTGCGGGACGGCGACGGGAAGATCGGGTCCGGGAAGAACACCCGACGGTTCCGCCGGATGGACGGACTGCTGCGGCTCGGCTCCCGGCTCGGCCACCGGCTCGACCGCCCCGAGCTGCTGGATCCGCTCGGCCGGCCGGTCACCGACCCGGCCGCCTTCCTGCGCGCCTACCTCCAGCGGCCCGAGGTGGCGCTCGCCCGGGAGGACGGCGTCTCGCACTTCGACCAGAGCCCGGTCAGCGTGGTGTCCACCGCCACCCTGGACTGGCTGCGCGAATCACTGCCGCAGACCCTGGTGGACGAACGCCGGTTCCGCCCCAACATCGTGCTGCGCACCCCGCCCGGAACCCGTCCGTTCGTCGAGGACGACTGGCTGGGCCGGGAGGGCTGCTTCGGCTCCGGCGCCCGGCTCAGCTTCACCGGGACCAGCGAGCGCGGGGTGATGACCGCCACCGCCCAGCCCGGGCTGCCGCACGCGCCCGAACTGCTGCGGCTGATCGCCATCGCGCACGGCAACCGGCTGGACGCGCTGGCCGCGGTCGGCGCGGTCGGGCCGCTGCGGGTGGGCGACCGGCTCCGGCTGAGCTGA
- a CDS encoding Lrp/AsnC family transcriptional regulator, with amino-acid sequence MDTVDRQLIQALRQNGRASYAELGRLVGLSGPSVTDRINRLEQAGVITGYRATVNPASLGFGVTALIGLQLTDAADHEDVAHRLKDLGEVEDCWFIAGDDSYMLKVRVSDVEGLESVVKRLSGTKGVARTRTTVVLSTKWENRVSELPLASD; translated from the coding sequence ATGGACACGGTGGACAGACAGCTCATCCAGGCGCTGCGTCAGAACGGGCGCGCCTCCTACGCGGAACTGGGGCGTCTGGTGGGCCTGTCCGGGCCGAGCGTCACGGACCGGATCAACCGGCTGGAACAGGCCGGGGTGATCACCGGCTACCGGGCGACGGTCAACCCGGCCTCGCTCGGCTTCGGCGTGACGGCCCTGATCGGCCTGCAGCTGACCGACGCGGCCGACCACGAGGACGTGGCGCACCGGCTCAAGGACCTCGGCGAGGTCGAGGACTGCTGGTTCATCGCCGGCGACGACTCGTACATGCTCAAGGTCCGGGTCTCCGACGTGGAGGGGCTGGAGTCGGTGGTGAAGCGGCTCTCCGGCACCAAGGGGGTGGCCCGCACCAGGACCACCGTGGTGCTCTCCACCAAGTGGGAGAACCGGGTCAGCGAACTGCCTTTGGCTAGCGACTGA
- a CDS encoding threonine ammonia-lyase, whose protein sequence is MALVGVEELRAAQRRIAGVAVRTPLLPCPWAQDGRRSLWLKPESLQPTGAFKIRGAYNRLAALSAEERARGVVAQSSGNHAQAVAYAAQLLGIKAVIVMPEASPAVKVANTRAFGAEVLLVTPERREEVPAELAEEHDYVWVPPYDDPYIIAGQGTVGLEIGEDAPDQLDTVLVPISGGGLISGVAAAIKLTTPGVRVIGVEPELAAHAQGSLRAGTRVVWPVADTYRTIADGLRQPSLGVLPFEHVQAYVDDIVTVSEQEIRDAVAVLAQRGRLVAEPSGAVSTAAYLYRAGELGGRVFAAVLSGGNLEPTLLSELLTA, encoded by the coding sequence ATGGCACTGGTCGGGGTGGAGGAGCTGCGCGCGGCCCAGCGGCGGATCGCGGGGGTGGCGGTGCGCACGCCGCTGCTCCCGTGCCCGTGGGCGCAGGACGGTCGGCGCAGTCTCTGGCTGAAGCCGGAGAGCCTCCAGCCGACCGGTGCCTTCAAGATCCGCGGCGCCTACAACCGGCTGGCCGCGCTCTCGGCCGAGGAGCGGGCCCGCGGCGTGGTCGCGCAGTCCAGCGGCAACCACGCGCAGGCGGTGGCGTACGCGGCGCAGCTGCTCGGCATCAAGGCCGTGATCGTGATGCCGGAGGCCTCACCCGCCGTCAAGGTGGCCAACACCCGGGCCTTCGGGGCCGAGGTGCTGCTGGTGACGCCGGAGCGGCGCGAGGAGGTGCCGGCCGAGCTGGCCGAGGAGCACGACTACGTCTGGGTGCCGCCGTACGACGATCCGTACATCATCGCCGGCCAGGGCACGGTGGGCCTGGAGATCGGCGAGGACGCCCCGGACCAGCTGGACACCGTGCTGGTGCCGATCTCCGGCGGCGGCCTGATCAGCGGCGTCGCCGCCGCGATCAAGCTGACCACCCCCGGGGTGCGGGTGATCGGCGTGGAGCCGGAGCTGGCCGCCCACGCGCAGGGCAGCCTGCGGGCCGGCACCCGGGTGGTCTGGCCGGTCGCGGACACCTACCGGACGATCGCCGACGGCCTGCGGCAGCCCTCGCTCGGGGTGCTGCCGTTCGAGCACGTGCAGGCCTACGTGGACGACATCGTGACGGTCAGTGAGCAGGAGATCCGGGACGCGGTGGCGGTGCTGGCCCAGCGCGGCCGGCTGGTCGCCGAACCCTCCGGCGCGGTCAGCACGGCGGCCTACCTCTACCGGGCCGGTGAGCTGGGCGGACGGGTTTTCGCGGCGGTGCTGAGCGGCGGCAACCTGGAACCGACGCTGCTGTCCGAGCTGCTGACGGCATAG
- a CDS encoding UbiX family flavin prenyltransferase has translation MENEQRTVRRPWVVAVAGASGTPYAASVLRALIAAGEAVDLVVSRAARLTILDETGISFRDAHWRTDLAAWIGADQDLDDVRYWTAGDFAAGPSSGSYPAKGMLVVPATTGAVAGMALGLSKDLLQRAAAVTLKERRPLVVCLRETPLDSVTLRHLVELDAAGAVVLPASPGFYAGGSTAQELVDFVAGRVLDAVGVPHGLYRRWAGELGAERVARGA, from the coding sequence GTGGAGAACGAACAACGAACCGTCCGCCGCCCCTGGGTGGTCGCCGTCGCCGGTGCCTCGGGCACCCCGTACGCGGCGTCGGTGCTGCGGGCGCTGATCGCCGCGGGGGAGGCGGTGGACCTGGTGGTCTCCCGGGCCGCCCGGCTGACCATCCTGGACGAGACCGGGATCTCCTTCCGGGACGCGCACTGGCGGACCGACCTGGCCGCCTGGATCGGCGCCGACCAGGACCTCGACGACGTGCGCTACTGGACGGCCGGCGACTTCGCGGCCGGCCCGTCCAGCGGCTCCTACCCGGCCAAGGGGATGCTGGTGGTGCCGGCCACCACCGGCGCGGTGGCGGGGATGGCGCTCGGGCTGAGCAAGGACCTGCTGCAGCGGGCCGCGGCCGTCACCCTCAAGGAGCGCCGGCCGCTGGTGGTCTGCCTGCGCGAGACGCCGCTCGACTCGGTGACGCTTCGTCACCTGGTGGAGCTGGACGCGGCCGGCGCCGTGGTGCTGCCCGCCTCGCCCGGTTTCTACGCCGGCGGCTCGACGGCGCAGGAGTTGGTGGACTTCGTGGCCGGCCGGGTGCTGGACGCCGTGGGCGTGCCGCACGGGCTCTACCGACGCTGGGCGGGGGAGCTGGGTGCGGAGAGAGTGGCGCGGGGGGCGTAA
- a CDS encoding acyl-CoA carboxylase subunit epsilon: MTEPLVRVTRGSLTDEELAALTAVLMARAAAVQAAAPAARIEPIARWQRLERRPSYFSPFSWQQAA; encoded by the coding sequence ATGACCGAGCCTCTCGTCCGCGTCACCCGCGGCAGCCTCACCGACGAGGAACTGGCGGCGCTGACCGCCGTGCTGATGGCCCGTGCGGCCGCCGTCCAGGCTGCCGCCCCGGCCGCCCGGATCGAGCCGATCGCCCGCTGGCAGCGGCTGGAGCGCCGCCCGTCCTACTTCTCGCCGTTCAGCTGGCAGCAGGCCGCCTGA
- a CDS encoding cyclase family protein produces MTAPVLHDLTHQVTTGMPVYPGDPEVALRPALTSDTAGVNLLSVHLGSQSGTHVDAPYHVDVTWPTLDGLPLERFTGPAVLADLRALPPRSAVTPDQLAPALERVVPGAVLLLATGWPRFWGTDRYLAHPYLTPGAATAIVEAGVRTVGVDALSVDPTADPGPGDPAVAALLAGLADEHDPGQPSAAALPVLDAHRILLGAEGGGVIAENLTDLTALVEAQARGKSITVTLFPLRLAAADGAPIRAVARVE; encoded by the coding sequence GTGACTGCTCCGGTTCTGCACGACCTCACCCACCAGGTCACCACCGGCATGCCCGTCTACCCGGGCGACCCCGAGGTGGCCCTGCGACCGGCCCTGACCAGCGACACCGCCGGGGTCAACCTGCTCTCGGTGCACCTCGGCTCCCAGTCCGGCACCCACGTGGACGCGCCCTACCACGTGGACGTCACCTGGCCCACCCTGGACGGGCTGCCGCTGGAGCGCTTCACCGGCCCGGCCGTGCTGGCCGACCTGCGGGCGCTGCCGCCCCGCAGTGCGGTGACGCCCGATCAGCTGGCGCCCGCGCTGGAGCGGGTGGTGCCGGGCGCGGTGCTGCTGCTGGCCACCGGCTGGCCCCGGTTCTGGGGCACCGACCGCTACCTGGCGCACCCCTACCTGACGCCCGGGGCGGCCACCGCGATCGTCGAGGCGGGCGTGCGCACGGTCGGCGTGGACGCGCTCAGCGTCGACCCGACCGCCGACCCGGGCCCCGGCGACCCGGCGGTGGCAGCCCTGCTGGCCGGCCTGGCCGACGAGCACGACCCCGGCCAGCCCTCCGCCGCCGCCCTGCCGGTGCTGGACGCGCACCGGATCCTGCTCGGCGCCGAGGGCGGCGGGGTGATCGCCGAGAACCTCACCGACCTGACGGCCCTGGTCGAGGCGCAGGCCCGGGGGAAGTCGATCACCGTGACGCTCTTCCCGCTGCGGCTCGCGGCGGCGGACGGTGCGCCGATCAGGGCCGTGGCCCGGGTGGAGTGA
- the mqnP gene encoding menaquinone biosynthesis prenyltransferase MqnP, with protein sequence MSTAELFEAPPPGRIKAFLRLVMIEHSIFALPFAYIASFTAMFLANRRIHWGELLIVTIAMVSLRTFAMAANRIIDRELDARNPRTAGRELVTGAVSLRTAYTGSAAALLVFLGAAASLNPLCLALAPVAVVPMVVYPYGKRFTDFPQAILGLAQAMGPVGAWLAVTGSWSWEAVVLGLAVGIWIGGFDLIYACQDVAADRAEGVRSVPARFGVAGALHGARACHAVTAGLLAWYGVLTHAGPAFYIGLAVVVAAFLYEHSIVKPHDISKLNRAFFSINGFVGISLFAFAFLDLILRGLHFA encoded by the coding sequence GTGAGCACGGCCGAACTCTTCGAGGCGCCGCCGCCCGGCCGGATCAAGGCCTTCCTGCGCCTGGTGATGATCGAGCACTCGATCTTCGCCCTCCCGTTCGCCTACATCGCCTCCTTCACCGCGATGTTCCTGGCGAACCGGCGGATCCACTGGGGCGAGCTGCTGATCGTCACGATCGCCATGGTCAGCCTGCGCACCTTCGCGATGGCCGCCAACCGGATCATCGACCGCGAGCTGGACGCCCGGAACCCGCGCACCGCCGGCCGCGAGCTGGTCACCGGCGCGGTCTCGCTGCGCACCGCCTACACCGGTTCGGCGGCCGCGCTGCTGGTCTTCCTGGGCGCGGCGGCCTCGCTCAACCCGCTCTGCCTGGCGCTCGCCCCGGTGGCCGTGGTGCCGATGGTGGTCTACCCGTACGGCAAGCGGTTCACCGACTTCCCGCAGGCGATCCTCGGGCTGGCCCAGGCGATGGGCCCGGTCGGGGCCTGGCTGGCGGTCACCGGCAGCTGGTCCTGGGAGGCCGTGGTGCTGGGCCTGGCGGTCGGCATCTGGATCGGCGGCTTCGACCTGATCTACGCCTGCCAGGACGTGGCGGCGGACCGGGCCGAGGGGGTGCGCTCGGTGCCGGCCCGGTTCGGGGTGGCCGGCGCGCTGCACGGCGCCCGGGCCTGCCACGCCGTCACCGCGGGCCTGCTGGCCTGGTACGGGGTGCTGACCCACGCCGGGCCGGCCTTCTACATCGGCCTGGCCGTGGTGGTGGCGGCCTTCCTCTACGAGCACTCGATCGTGAAGCCGCACGACATCTCGAAGCTGAACCGGGCGTTCTTCAGCATCAACGGCTTCGTCGGGATCTCGCTGTTCGCCTTCGCCTTCCTGGACCTGATCCTGCGCGGGCTGCACTTCGCCTGA